The Globicephala melas chromosome X, mGloMel1.2, whole genome shotgun sequence genome contains the following window.
TGAGGGATTAGCTTTCAGGCTAGTGCAGCATGGAGAGACACCCGCCCACGCATCCACCATCACGTCCGACCACTCCTCTCACTGCCGTCTGTCAAGCGTCAGGTGCAAGTCTTTCCCATCCCTTTTCAGTGCGACACACCTCCACGCCGGTCTAAGTGAGAGTGCAGTCACGTGACCCACAGTTAGCCCCACGTGACCGCGCACTCCGTAAGTCTGCTGCAGCCCTGCAGCACGCAAGGTACAGTCTTGTGCCTCTGGGGTTGAGCTGCTTGCTAGAACAATCTGAAGCTCCCGATGGGGGTGAAGATAGAGAGCTGAAAGGAAGGCTGGATTCGGAGCCAAAGCTTCCAGCCCTAAGCCTGGGCCTTGCTCTGTGGGAGCACAGGGCTGGCGAGGAACACCCCACGAGGAGTTTGGAGACCAACTGACTTTTAATATTCTGTGCAAAACTCGGGCGAcgtattaaaacacacacaggaTCTGTCTTGAAAAATACTGATAGCCAAAACAAACATTCAATCTCCAATTTCCACCACCAGGACGAACTCTGTTAGCACTTGTGGTTTGTGAATGGAGGCAAAACTGCCACTTTGCCTTACTTCCATAAACCTTGCAGCCTAGAATCCGGTAGGAAAAAAGCACTTTGCACCCTGAGACAAACGAAAAGTGAATAAAACTTTGTATATTTCCCTTTAGCCTGGactaccccccaccccaaaccaacTTTATCCCTGACTTTTGCTCCTATCTGAGGATACGTTATTACTTTTGTGAATCCGAAAAATGTGTACCATAAACTCAGAAACTTTGGAAAGTTTACAGCTTACTCCCTTTAAATTATGCAGTTTTATTTAGCAAGCCAGTGCTTCTGAAGTTGTAGTCTCTcacatttctttattcctttgacATGTTTTACATGGTTGCAGGATTTTCCATaatcaaataatatatttgcATAAATTCAGTCCATTTCACACATTTTTGGGGGAGAGGGATCATCTTTCCATGTATGATACCAGTCTTTTCTATTTCACCAAATACAGAAAGTATCAGAGCTTTTCTTAGCCAATTTTAAAACGTATATATCATCACTTTTAGTGGCTGTATGCTATTACCTTAACACTTTCCATGGCACCACCATGAAGAAATGGTCTTCCTGACAGTTAAATTTGTGTGCTTTCTGGTCTTATTCTTTGAACCTTTAAGCAAGATCAAAGAAACACCCATACTTTGAACTGCAAAATACAACTTCTCAGCTCTTCAAAACTTACCTTATCCTCTATATCCCTTAATACACTCCTCCCAGCCACTCCAGGCAGACTGAATACCTCACTCCCATAGGAACACTTTTTCCAACTCCAAGTTTTTCTTCACAACATCCAACCTCTTCCTTACATTTCAGAGCCCAAATTAATTGGGTCCTTCTTCTCTGAAGCATACCCTGAGTAGCAGCCCATGGtgacattttcatttaaagatgCGAGAATAGCTTTTTCAAGGAGCATTATTATTCATACGTTAATTACCTCTGTGTTATCATAtgttatttttgcatctatattttatGTTCACAGAGAAGGGTGATTTCTGCCAACTTTAACACAGAACTTTATTGAAAACCCAACATGATTCAAATAGACATCAATAACACTAGAACAGCAATCAGAAGGGTAGCTTACTTATAATAGCTCAGTTCACTATAAACCTAAATGGTAAATTCACAATCTAGACAAAAACAAGTATCAACAAATGTGCTTTCAGTTTTAATATTCGTTTGGCATCAGAAGATTGATCCAGCTCATACACAGAGTTTGGCAAAGTCAGCATCAGCATTAAAGTGTACATTACAACACAGAACCAACTTTGAAAACTAAAGCATTATTCAAGGACCATAACTCAGGAACATAAGGACAATCAGAGGCAAGTGATTAATCATACTCATTCTTTTGTTCTGCCTCAGGGTCATTCTGATCATCTGTTTTGCCTTGCAGTTCCTTAGCAAATTTCTCAACTTCATGGAATGCAGAAATAAATGGCTCAAGACTGAAATCATCATCAGTGAACCACAATGcctcttttttaatattgttacCAATATTCTCAAGCATTGCTAGAACAACCTGaacattgtcatttgtctctttcCTGTTAAAAAGGCCCATAAATTCTGACACTGCTTCAGCACTGAGTATTTCTTTTGTCATGACAGGATTTTCAGACAAATTCAGTAGCATTTTCAGAACATGaaatctggttttggtattgccCGTGGCTAATAAGGAGAGAAACCCAGATATATACTTGGCAACCAGTGTGTGATAGTCAGTAGTTGTAGTGAGGTGTCTAACCATCTTTATTCCAGATAACTGCTCAGGGGAATCCAACCTATAAGCAAGAGTTTCCTCACACACTTGACATACGTATGTCTGAATCATGTTTAGATTTGGATAAGGTGGAGCCAAGTGAATCATATTTTCCGAAAACCTTGTCTTAACTCGGGAGGAGGGATAATTGAGCAAGGTTTCAGTAAGTGAAACAACACCTGAATCGCGAATGAAATAATGAGTAAATTGAGAAGCACTCCTCATACCCATTGCAATTTTAGATATTTCATGAATAAAAGGATCTCGAATTTTGTCCATTAATAGAAGGAGTTCTTCAAACTCTTCAGGACCAATTTTAAGCTCACACTGTATGCAGCTGCAGAACCAACTCTCAGGCTCTGCACTCTCCCTCGTCCTAAGATGTTCTTGAATTTCCCTGACTGACCGGTAGGACAGATCATACTGAAATGGGAACTCAGGGTCAGGCTTATCAGGCTGAAGCAAAGATTCCTGCTCTTCCCCTTCTAGGCTCAGTTCCATGTGCTTGGGCTTTCCTCCAAACATTTCAGAGAACAGAAATGCTGCTTCTTTTGAAAATCTAAAGGGGCTTGGGGATGGGAAGCCAACACTACCCCATGGGCCAGGCTTGAACTGAACAGTAACCTCCTCCCAGTTCTGGGGCCTGCGTAAAGCATCAGGCTCCTGCTCAACTGAACATCTGGACCTGCAAATGGCCCTGTACACAGGGCTAGGATTTGATTCAAAATGGGCCTCATCTCCTGCCCAGAACCAGGACCCCACTATGGCCTCATCCTCCTCAGCTACTGTCCTTGACTCATAGTTGGTTCCATTACCAGTCCTGTTATTGGCCTCATTTTTAGCTCCAAACCAGGACCCAACAACTGCCCCTTCCTCATTTTCTGGCCTGGATTCAGAGGTGGCCACAGTTTCAGTCTCATTAATGGCCTTGTCTCCAGACCAGAACCAGGACTCAACAATCATCTCTTCATCATCCTCTGGCTTATATGCACAGCATGTTTCTGCTTCTACATTGATTTCTTTTACATCCCAGAACAAGGATCCAAAAGTGCTTTCCTCTCCAGACCTTGATGTGGTCTCTTCTATTGCCTGGGGTCCAACGTCTATATTATATTCTTCAGCCCAGAACCAGGACCCAATAATGATTTCCTCCTTTTCAGTGCCATGCTTGGACTCAAAACTATCCCCTGCCTCCAGACTGGCTTCTTCTTCAGCCCAGAACCAGGACTCAACAATGACTTCCTCCTCTTCAGCTTCTGGACTGTATTTGCTGCAAATGTTAGCCTTGTTCCTAATGGCCTCTTCCCTGGCCCAGAACCAAGACCCAACAAAATGTTCCTCTTCAGCTGCCAGCCTGTCCTCTTCTCTAGCCTCTGCTTCTGTTTCAAGCCTGtcttcctccccagcccagaACCAAGAATCAATAATGTCTTCCTCTTCAGCATCTGGCCTGGATTCTTCTCTATCTGTAGCCCCTATAATGGCTTTATCCCCTTTCCAGAACCAGGACGTGATCATGGTCTCCTCCTTGGTTGATGCCTTGGCTTCTTCTTCAGCCCTATCATCTATACTGCCCTCTTCCACAGCCCATAACCAGGGCCCTACAGTGGTCACTGGCCTTGTATATTTTCTGGACCAGAACCATGAATCAACAGTGTCCTGTTCCTCCTCTGGCCTAGACTTCCAGCTGCCTCCATTGGCAGCAAACATACAGGGATGTTCTCCTGACCAGAAGTCAGACTCAGTATTGATCTCTTCAGCAGTTGTCATAAATTTACATTGGGTACCAGTGGCATACTTCATACTGATCTCTTCAGTGGTCCCAAACCAAGATGATATAATACCCTTTTCCTTGTCCTCCAGGCTAGACTTGTTGCTGACTTCAGCCCTCCCACAAGCTTCTACTCCAGCCCAGAACCATGACCCAATAATGGGCTCCTCTTCTTTGGTCTCTGGCATAGTGTTACAATTGACTTCAGCCCCAGAATCCATCTGGGCCTGGTTTCCAGCCCCAAACCAGGATTCAAATATTGTCTCTTCTTCAGCTCCTGGCCTGGCCTCTTCTCTAAACTCAGGCTCTGTATTGATTTCTTCTCCAGCCCAGAACCAGGGACCAATGACCTCTTCTTCCTCAGACCTTGGCCTGGACCCACAGCTGGCCCCAATACCAGCTTCCACACTGACCTCATCACTGACCCAAAACCAAGACCCAAAAATGGTCTCTTCTTTAGCCTCTGGGTTGGTTTCTTCATTAGCCCAGAAGCAGAAACTGGCAATGACCTTTACTGTATCATCTGCTGGCACAGATTTGGAAGTGGCATCAGCCTCTGTTTCCACACTGGTCTTTTCCCCAGTTCCAAGCATAGAATTGCCAATAGGCTCCTGCTCAGTCTTTGGTCTGAATTTACCACTGGCCTCAGTCCCCATACTGGCCTCTTCTTCAGTCCAGAACCAACTGCCAACAATGGACTCATCTTTCACTTGAGAACAGGACTTGACAGTGGCCCCACCCACTATGCTGGACTCTTCTGCAGCCCAGAACCAGGCCCCAGTGAGGAACTCTTCCTCTGACCTGGCTTCTCGCTTTGTCCTGGCTCTGGCCTTGATTTTGGCCTCTTCCTTTGCCATTGCTCTGGCCCTGACCTCTTTCTTGGACTTGGGCCTAGACAAGTTATTAGCCTTTTCTCCAGGCCAGAACCAGGACTCTTTTTTGACTATATCCATAGAGCCAGACATGAAATCAATGGAAGCTTCTCGCTTGGCCCTGTGCCTGGCCCTGACATCGGCCCCTTTCCTGGCTCTGGGTTTGTACCTGGCCTCCTCTCCAGCCCAGAACCAGGATTTTACATTGTCCTCACATTCAGACCCAGAATTAGATTCAGAGACTTCTTTCTTAGATCTAAACCAGGACCTACTATTGGTCTCTTCCCTGCGCTTAGACCAGACACTGGTCTTTTCTCTGGCCCAGAACCAGGATGTCTTAATAGATTCATCCTCAGAACCAGAACTGGATGCAACATAAAGCTCCCGACTGGTTTTGGGCCTAGGCATGGCCTCTTCTTTGGCCATGTGCCTGGACCTAGTACTGGCCTTTACCCTGTCTCTAGGATGAAGCCTTGTACTGACCTCTTCTCTACTCCAGAACCAGGAGCTCACAGAGGATCTATCCACCCATCTGAAATCACAATTGTGAGAAGTCTCTTTTTTGGATGTAGGCCTGGGATGGCACCAGGAACCCATATTGGTCTCCTCCTCTGACTCAAACAAAGGCTGGATACCTGATTGGGACTTGACCTTGGTGCCAGGAAAGGACTCAGCATCCATACAGACCAGTTCCCTATCCATAGACCAGATCTTAGTTTTAGCAATTGACCCTGACTCAGTACTGATCAGTGGCCAGGATATAGCATTGGTTTGGGACACTTCCTCTGTCTTCAGTAGTGCCTCAGCATCAAACTCAGTCTTGGCCCATGAATAAGTTTCATCCATTGACCTTGCCCCAGTGATTGCCTTGGCCTCACTCTTAGGATGTGTCCCAACTACTGCCATGGTCTCAGTTTTGGGCCTTGCTCCAGGCATTACCTGGGCCTGGGTCCTTACCTTGGGTCTGACCACCACTGGgacttcattctctctctcagcCCCACTCCCAACTTCTTCTCCAGGCTTCTTTTCAGGCTTGGCCTGGATGCCAGGCTCAATCTCAGCCCCAGTCATAGTACAAGTTACAGAGAAGACATGATTAAATACTGCTATCCCAGTCTCAGCCTCTACCACAGACCTGTCACAGTTTTCTATCTTCACACTCTAATCTTTTGATGATTCAGGTGATACAGTTGGAAACAAAAGTTAGAGTCAATCACCAGTCCAGCAGTCAATCAGCCTCCTTCCCAATCTCAGCCTCAGCCAATAATACAGTCAGAGTGAAGATAAAGCACAACCAAGCTGGGAGAGGATGGATGATTCTTGGGTGGGTGTAGACCTGTTGAGGGTGGTGGTCAGCAGCAATTCCAACACCACCAGAGCTGCCACTGGAAGTCAATCTAGGAAGCGAGAATGACGTGGGGCTTTAAGTCTATTCCAACTGTGTCACTCCATGAAGACTCACATAGAGAGACTGGACCTCAAATGCTTGATGGGAGAGTTAGGCTATTAGAAGTCTCTCTATCACCTTCATTTTTTCTACAATTTTTATCCCCAAAGCTGTCATATTACTTTGCCTGTTATTAAACAGGTATGAAAACGGTGGTTAAGTATCttggcaatgggagaggctgaggAGCCCCCAGGCCAGACCCTAATCACTCTTGGACCTATGTTGGTCTTCTCTACCACACCCAAAAGTTGTACCCATTCCCATACCAACCTGCACTGATGTGGCACAATTTCTTGCTCCTTTCCTTGATCCCAGTGGCATCAAACTCTACAGCAGCCTGCATATCCTGGGTACAAGTAAACATATAGCAGAGAATGGAGCCTGA
Protein-coding sequences here:
- the GPRASP1 gene encoding G-protein coupled receptor-associated sorting protein 1, which gives rise to MTGAEIEPGIQAKPEKKPGEEVGSGAERENEVPVVVRPKVRTQAQVMPGARPKTETMAVVGTHPKSEAKAITGARSMDETYSWAKTEFDAEALLKTEEVSQTNAISWPLISTESGSIAKTKIWSMDRELVCMDAESFPGTKVKSQSGIQPLFESEEETNMGSWCHPRPTSKKETSHNCDFRWVDRSSVSSWFWSREEVSTRLHPRDRVKASTRSRHMAKEEAMPRPKTSRELYVASSSGSEDESIKTSWFWAREKTSVWSKRREETNSRSWFRSKKEVSESNSGSECEDNVKSWFWAGEEARYKPRARKGADVRARHRAKREASIDFMSGSMDIVKKESWFWPGEKANNLSRPKSKKEVRARAMAKEEAKIKARARTKREARSEEEFLTGAWFWAAEESSIVGGATVKSCSQVKDESIVGSWFWTEEEASMGTEASGKFRPKTEQEPIGNSMLGTGEKTSVETEADATSKSVPADDTVKVIASFCFWANEETNPEAKEETIFGSWFWVSDEVSVEAGIGASCGSRPRSEEEEVIGPWFWAGEEINTEPEFREEARPGAEEETIFESWFGAGNQAQMDSGAEVNCNTMPETKEEEPIIGSWFWAGVEACGRAEVSNKSSLEDKEKGIISSWFGTTEEISMKYATGTQCKFMTTAEEINTESDFWSGEHPCMFAANGGSWKSRPEEEQDTVDSWFWSRKYTRPVTTVGPWLWAVEEGSIDDRAEEEAKASTKEETMITSWFWKGDKAIIGATDREESRPDAEEEDIIDSWFWAGEEDRLETEAEAREEDRLAAEEEHFVGSWFWAREEAIRNKANICSKYSPEAEEEEVIVESWFWAEEEASLEAGDSFESKHGTEKEEIIIGSWFWAEEYNIDVGPQAIEETTSRSGEESTFGSLFWDVKEINVEAETCCAYKPEDDEEMIVESWFWSGDKAINETETVATSESRPENEEGAVVGSWFGAKNEANNRTGNGTNYESRTVAEEDEAIVGSWFWAGDEAHFESNPSPVYRAICRSRCSVEQEPDALRRPQNWEEVTVQFKPGPWGSVGFPSPSPFRFSKEAAFLFSEMFGGKPKHMELSLEGEEQESLLQPDKPDPEFPFQYDLSYRSVREIQEHLRTRESAEPESWFCSCIQCELKIGPEEFEELLLLMDKIRDPFIHEISKIAMGMRSASQFTHYFIRDSGVVSLTETLLNYPSSRVKTRFSENMIHLAPPYPNLNMIQTYVCQVCEETLAYRLDSPEQLSGIKMVRHLTTTTDYHTLVAKYISGFLSLLATGNTKTRFHVLKMLLNLSENPVMTKEILSAEAVSEFMGLFNRKETNDNVQVVLAMLENIGNNIKKEALWFTDDDFSLEPFISAFHEVEKFAKELQGKTDDQNDPEAEQKNEYD